Proteins encoded within one genomic window of Epinephelus lanceolatus isolate andai-2023 chromosome 9, ASM4190304v1, whole genome shotgun sequence:
- the ccdc92 gene encoding coiled-coil domain-containing protein 92, which yields MASANVTLENQLHSAQKNLLFLQQDHANTLKGLHAEIRRLQQQCTDLTYELTVRSSDPSDSSEIRCKELQRRCEELEAQLKKKEEENTELLRDLEQKNAMISVLENTIKEREKKYLEELKMKSHKLAVLSGELEQRASTIAYLTSQLHATKKKLLAGSSSEASPNVSPVTSYKPTPPPAKDRQPETPRRRMKKSLSQPLHPELTEVYRLGPDGRRLVLRETVDAMPDPTPFLQAGRDSPEPQVVRERPAVIPPIASERPVVPLGATASPRHSPARDRQYRAHVGVAHRIPHGTPPLAPPQAELETLAVDQVNEEKVVRKRSGTDRTV from the exons ATGGCGTCAGCAAATGTCACACTGGAAAATCAGCTGCACAGCGCACAGAAAAACCTGCTCTTCCTCCAGCAGGACCATGCGAACACGCTGAAGGGGCTTCACGCAGAGATCCGCAGATTACAACAGCAATGCACAG ATCTGACATACGAGCTCACTGTGAGAAGCTCTGATCCTTCAG acagcAGTGAGATCCGTTGCAAGGAGCTGCAACGCAGGTGTGAGGAGCTGGAGGCACAgctgaagaagaaggaggaggagaacacaGAACTGCTCAGGGACCTTGAGCAGAAGAACGCCATGATCTCAGTCCTGGAAAACACCATcaaggagagggagaagaagtACCTGGAGGAGCTCAAGATGAAGAGCCACAAGCTGGCTGTTTTGTCCGGGGAGCTGGAGCAGAGAGCAAGCACTATTGCTTACCTTACCTCACAGCTTCATGCCACCAAGAAGAAGCTGTTAGCTGGTAGTTCGTCTGAGGCCAGCCCTAACGTCAGTCCAGTCACGTCATACAAGCCCACGCCTCCGCCAGCAAAGGACAGGCAGCCTGAAACCCCACGGCGTCGCATGAAGAAGAGTCTCTCCCAGCCTCTTCACCCAGAACTGACAGAGGTGTATCGGCTCGGCCCGGACGGTAGGCGGCTGGTTCTGCGGGAGACAGTAGACGCCATGCCCGACCCCACACCCTTCCTGCAGGCTGGGAGAGACTCACCCGAACCGCAGGTAGTGCGAGAACGACCCGCTGTTATCCCTCCTATTGCCTCTGAGCGCCCAGTCGTTCCACTGGGTGCTACGGCCAGCCCTCGTCACAGCCCCGCTCGGGACCGTCAGTACAGGGCTCATGTGGGCGTGGCACACCGCATCCCACATGGCACCCCTCCCCTGGCCCCACCGCAAGCAGAGCTGGAGACACTGGCAGTGGACCAGGTCAACGAGGAGAAGGTCGTGCGGAAGCGCTCTGGAACCGACAGGACAGTTTAA